A window from Opitutia bacterium ISCC 52 encodes these proteins:
- the rnc gene encoding ribonuclease III: MDLSALQSKLGYQFKKESLLMQSLTHPSYMVKAEKEERSNQRLEFLGDAVLELIVSEYLFQEFPEIREGPLTQFRSTLVKGSVLVELADSLDLSNHIRTNRADSKSSPKELPSAREDALEALIGAIYLDSDFLTTKAVVIPWYGDLKERLHNLNEAHNPKGRLQEKLQRRLGNDQIRYTIISESGPSHDREFEVELFVGDLSCGKGKGRSKKEAEEEAARSVLEAFDSFNFRHA; this comes from the coding sequence ATGGATCTTTCTGCCCTGCAGTCCAAATTGGGATACCAATTTAAGAAGGAAAGTCTGCTGATGCAGAGCCTCACCCATCCATCCTACATGGTGAAGGCTGAGAAAGAGGAGCGCAGTAATCAAAGACTGGAGTTCCTGGGAGACGCAGTTCTGGAGCTCATTGTATCCGAGTATCTATTCCAGGAGTTTCCAGAAATACGCGAAGGGCCACTCACTCAGTTTCGATCCACTCTGGTAAAAGGATCAGTTCTAGTCGAATTGGCAGATAGTCTGGATCTATCAAACCACATTCGGACGAACCGCGCAGACTCAAAAAGTTCTCCCAAAGAATTACCCTCTGCCAGAGAGGATGCTCTAGAAGCACTGATCGGGGCCATCTATCTTGATAGCGATTTCTTAACCACAAAGGCCGTTGTGATTCCTTGGTATGGAGATCTAAAGGAGCGGTTGCACAATCTGAATGAAGCCCACAACCCTAAGGGTCGCTTGCAGGAAAAGCTTCAACGACGACTAGGCAACGACCAGATCCGCTACACAATCATTTCTGAATCCGGCCCCTCACACGATCGGGAGTTCGAGGTAGAACTCTTTGTAGGAGATCTATCCTGCGGAAAAGGAAAGGGACGGAGTAAAAAGGAAGCCGAAGAAGAGGCAGCAAGGTCAGTACTGGAGGCATTCGATTCTTTCAATTTCAGGCATGCGTGA
- a CDS encoding ParA family protein yields the protein MPATIFTIANQKGGVGKTTTTISLGAALAAENVPTLIIDLDPQANATSGLGFDKEEGQSLYQALLGEESASDKIIKTPVSNLSLIPSEVDIAAIETELAQTENYLVRLRDTLESLHANDEFKAIILDCPPSLGMLSMNAMASADFLLIALQCEYLAMEGLGQILNVLQQIKDADVNPSLELGGIIMTMYDVRTNLSRQVVSDVRQHFGSDVFATMIPRSIRLGEAPSFGQSIFQYDPLSPGATAYKELTMEIIKRFNLRS from the coding sequence ATGCCTGCTACAATATTTACCATCGCCAACCAAAAAGGAGGAGTCGGCAAAACGACTACCACCATCAGCCTCGGAGCCGCCTTGGCTGCCGAAAATGTCCCAACACTGATCATTGATCTCGATCCGCAAGCCAATGCGACCAGTGGCCTCGGGTTTGACAAAGAAGAAGGGCAAAGTCTCTACCAAGCATTATTAGGCGAAGAATCGGCTTCCGACAAAATAATCAAAACACCTGTCTCCAATCTCTCACTCATACCGTCTGAAGTGGATATTGCAGCGATCGAAACCGAACTGGCACAAACAGAAAACTACTTGGTCCGCCTCCGCGACACCTTGGAATCACTCCATGCTAATGACGAATTCAAAGCTATCATCCTGGACTGCCCGCCATCACTGGGTATGCTGTCGATGAATGCGATGGCCTCAGCCGATTTCCTTTTGATTGCACTGCAATGCGAGTATTTGGCGATGGAAGGACTGGGGCAAATCCTCAATGTCTTGCAACAGATTAAGGACGCCGACGTTAATCCGTCCCTAGAGTTGGGTGGCATCATCATGACGATGTATGATGTGCGAACCAATCTATCGCGTCAGGTAGTCTCGGATGTCCGGCAACATTTCGGAAGCGACGTTTTTGCCACCATGATCCCTAGATCGATCCGGCTCGGAGAAGCACCGAGCTTCGGACAATCTATTTTCCAGTATGATCCACTCAGCCCTGGTGCCACGGCCTACAAAGAGTTGACCATGGAAATCATCAAACGATTCAACCTTCGCTCCTAG
- a CDS encoding response regulator, whose product MSQIYILCVDDEAEVLKQINQDLSEFQDTFPIKLAPSAEEARELIPSLTKHGDQIGVVLCSHYLPGQNGIEFMISLRNELEMTETRTVLITGRAGLEETIKGLNEGRLNYYLAIPWSKDDIITVVRDQITDFFIRSRKNPMAYLEKLSTVRVFEAIHKGILPRDE is encoded by the coding sequence ATGAGCCAAATATACATTCTTTGCGTTGATGATGAAGCAGAAGTCCTGAAACAAATAAACCAAGACCTTTCAGAATTCCAAGATACCTTTCCCATTAAGCTGGCGCCCTCAGCCGAGGAGGCACGCGAACTCATCCCAAGCCTGACCAAGCATGGCGACCAGATTGGCGTGGTTCTGTGTAGTCACTACCTTCCAGGTCAAAACGGAATCGAATTCATGATCAGCTTGAGAAACGAGCTGGAAATGACAGAAACACGAACGGTTCTAATCACTGGACGAGCCGGGCTGGAGGAAACCATAAAGGGGCTAAACGAAGGTCGACTGAATTACTACCTGGCTATACCTTGGAGCAAAGATGACATCATCACGGTCGTTCGAGATCAAATCACAGACTTTTTCATTCGCTCACGGAAAAACCCAATGGCCTATTTGGAGAAACTGAGCACCGTTCGCGTTTTCGAAGCCATACATAAAGGTATATTACCTAGAGATGAATAA
- a CDS encoding DASS family sodium-coupled anion symporter — translation MGIFLMAGLYWILEPIPIYATSLLIIFLQVLLLSDQGFINFDPAVYEVENYKTFYGTLANPIIILFLGGFSLATAAVKFGLDRRLTRVLLKPFGTDPKAVCLGMMLSTALLFAFMSNTATAAMMMTMVVPVIMAMKPGDPFQKGIALSVPVAANIGGIATPIGSPPNAIAITALREQGIHITFSSWMILAVPLVIIMLLIAWRILLLLFPPDGKSIQIDFSEQFTWSRQAILASCIFGITILLWVTEKLHGVSSNVVAFFPITFLPALGILRKADIRRYSWEVLWLVAGGISMGISLKNKGLAEWLIGLIAWNSFGSIGIVLTFVVVAYGIANLVSNTVTATLLIPLAMGLGVSGIMGSNFPLASAIVLIGIVVSFSMMLPISTPPNAIATSTGMVKTKDMAKTGILIGLIAIVLCCLSYFLYWPLILN, via the coding sequence ATGGGGATATTCCTTATGGCTGGCCTCTATTGGATACTCGAGCCGATACCCATATACGCAACTTCTCTTCTTATTATATTTCTTCAGGTGCTGCTGTTAAGCGATCAGGGCTTTATCAACTTCGACCCTGCTGTCTATGAAGTAGAAAATTACAAGACCTTCTATGGGACCCTGGCCAATCCGATCATTATTCTTTTCCTAGGCGGCTTTTCACTCGCAACTGCCGCTGTGAAATTTGGGCTAGACCGAAGGCTGACCCGTGTCTTGTTGAAACCCTTTGGAACAGACCCCAAGGCGGTTTGCCTGGGAATGATGCTTTCAACGGCGCTACTCTTCGCTTTCATGAGCAATACCGCTACGGCAGCGATGATGATGACCATGGTTGTTCCTGTCATCATGGCCATGAAGCCAGGAGATCCATTTCAAAAAGGCATCGCTCTTTCCGTTCCTGTAGCGGCCAATATTGGAGGAATCGCAACGCCAATTGGAAGCCCACCTAATGCCATTGCGATTACAGCTCTAAGAGAGCAAGGAATTCATATCACATTCTCTTCATGGATGATTCTAGCGGTCCCTCTCGTTATCATCATGCTATTGATCGCATGGCGGATTTTGCTCCTCCTCTTTCCACCTGATGGTAAATCCATCCAAATTGACTTTTCAGAGCAGTTCACTTGGTCACGCCAAGCCATACTGGCATCATGCATTTTTGGGATCACCATCCTATTGTGGGTTACGGAGAAATTGCACGGAGTCTCATCCAATGTGGTCGCATTTTTCCCCATCACTTTCTTACCCGCCCTGGGAATTCTTAGAAAAGCGGACATTCGTAGATACTCTTGGGAAGTTCTTTGGCTTGTTGCAGGAGGTATATCAATGGGCATCAGCCTCAAAAATAAAGGTCTCGCAGAATGGCTTATCGGTTTAATAGCCTGGAATAGCTTCGGATCAATCGGTATTGTCCTTACCTTCGTCGTAGTGGCTTATGGCATTGCCAATTTGGTTTCAAACACGGTGACAGCAACGCTGCTAATTCCTTTGGCAATGGGACTGGGGGTCTCAGGAATTATGGGATCCAATTTCCCTTTGGCATCCGCGATTGTGCTCATCGGAATCGTCGTGAGCTTCTCAATGATGTTGCCCATCTCCACACCACCCAATGCCATTGCAACGAGCACTGGGATGGTAAAAACAAAGGACATGGCAAAAACTGGAATCTTGATCGGTCTGATAGCAATCGTGCTCTGCTGTTTGTCTTATTTCCTATATTGGCCATTAATATTAAACTGA
- a CDS encoding 3-deoxy-D-manno-octulosonic acid transferase, whose protein sequence is MIWIYRILFLPVFVLSIPYILWHAKRRGGYKKDLQHKFGKVPERSTSSKESKRIWIQAVSVGEIKAIKPLIEALNKEQNIELILTTTTSTGYRIAHETYKDQVTDIYYFPLDFVPFTKKAWRRIKPDLCLLMEGELWPEHIHQAKQNQIPILLINARLSDKTYRLYQRLGGITRHIFRSLDLVLASSSSNTDRFRNLGTHEEQTITVGNLKCDMPVPDKLEESEAANLLTELGLPSNSPENQTVIVCGASTWDGEEKALVQMAMQLRKERIDLRLIITPRHVERRKEIETDLGDTSLSYHFRSQGIAENEVQVAVADTTGELIKFIQLADIVFVGRSLNPHTGGQTPIEAGMLGKPVVFGPGMANFRDIARSLINIGIATQVADEKELTKVLRELCENSAAREDRGRNAKTWLAENQGATLRTIELLRRWL, encoded by the coding sequence ATGATCTGGATTTACAGAATTCTATTTCTCCCGGTTTTCGTCCTTTCTATTCCTTATATTCTTTGGCACGCAAAGCGAAGAGGCGGGTACAAGAAAGACCTCCAACACAAGTTTGGCAAGGTCCCTGAGCGATCCACATCTTCGAAGGAGAGCAAACGCATATGGATCCAGGCAGTCAGTGTGGGCGAAATCAAAGCGATCAAGCCGCTGATAGAAGCGCTCAATAAAGAGCAAAATATCGAATTAATTCTCACAACCACAACCAGCACCGGTTACCGAATCGCACACGAAACCTACAAAGACCAGGTCACCGATATCTATTATTTTCCGTTGGATTTTGTTCCTTTTACTAAGAAAGCCTGGCGACGGATTAAACCAGATCTATGTCTACTCATGGAAGGAGAACTCTGGCCAGAACACATCCATCAAGCGAAGCAAAATCAAATTCCGATTCTTTTGATTAATGCCCGTCTTTCAGATAAGACCTATCGGCTCTACCAACGATTAGGGGGTATCACTCGCCATATATTTCGGAGTCTTGATTTGGTGTTGGCTTCAAGTAGTTCAAATACAGATCGTTTCCGAAATCTTGGAACTCATGAGGAGCAAACAATCACGGTGGGTAATCTAAAGTGCGATATGCCTGTGCCAGACAAACTGGAGGAAAGTGAAGCAGCAAACCTACTGACAGAATTGGGACTTCCTTCCAATTCTCCAGAGAATCAGACCGTTATTGTATGTGGTGCATCTACCTGGGATGGAGAAGAGAAGGCTCTCGTACAAATGGCCATGCAGCTACGCAAGGAGAGAATAGATTTACGCCTCATCATTACTCCCAGGCACGTTGAGCGACGCAAAGAGATTGAAACAGATCTTGGGGATACATCGCTCAGCTACCATTTCCGATCGCAAGGAATCGCAGAAAATGAAGTGCAAGTTGCGGTAGCAGATACGACGGGTGAACTGATTAAATTCATCCAATTGGCTGATATTGTATTTGTAGGTCGAAGTCTGAATCCTCATACCGGGGGCCAAACCCCAATTGAAGCAGGCATGCTCGGGAAGCCCGTTGTGTTTGGTCCCGGAATGGCAAACTTTCGAGACATTGCCAGGAGTCTCATTAACATTGGGATCGCGACTCAGGTGGCGGACGAAAAGGAACTCACCAAGGTCCTACGTGAACTCTGTGAGAATTCAGCGGCTCGTGAGGATCGAGGTCGCAATGCCAAAACATGGCTCGCTGAAAACCAAGGTGCTACTCTACGCACCATCGAATTGCTTCGACGATGGTTGTGA
- a CDS encoding metallophosphatase family protein: protein MTVGVISDTHGLLRPEALRALDGSDVILHGGDVGQEKILDELRAIAPVFTVRGNVDYDYWCGRLPNVLFLMLSGLRVHMVHDIAHLDLKNLPGVDLVVFGHSHKPEIFHRARVTYLNPGSAGPRRFSLPTTVAKVNWALGQENLSPKLIHLLE from the coding sequence CTGACTGTTGGAGTTATTTCAGATACGCATGGGCTCCTCAGGCCTGAGGCGCTTCGCGCTTTGGACGGTTCTGATGTCATTCTGCATGGTGGCGATGTTGGGCAAGAGAAGATTTTGGATGAACTTAGAGCTATTGCTCCAGTGTTTACCGTGAGGGGGAACGTCGACTACGATTATTGGTGTGGCCGATTACCCAATGTGCTTTTTCTAATGCTGAGTGGGCTAAGGGTGCATATGGTCCACGATATTGCTCATCTTGATCTGAAGAACCTTCCGGGGGTTGATTTAGTTGTCTTTGGACATTCTCACAAACCGGAAATTTTTCATCGAGCAAGAGTCACTTACTTGAATCCGGGGAGTGCTGGTCCCCGAAGATTTTCTTTGCCGACAACGGTTGCCAAGGTGAATTGGGCACTGGGACAAGAAAATCTTTCTCCAAAACTCATCCACTTGCTGGAGTAG
- a CDS encoding DUF3016 domain-containing protein, producing the protein MKTLTLLILSSLIAAGAASAQVEVTFQEPEQFRDIDYGDGNTRRGIKVHIPILEKHIIKFGKRFLKEGQTLTMTVTDVDLAGDYEPWLSPDFDDIRIVKDIYPPRISFSYELKDAEGKVLKSGEENLVDMNFQYRMRVRTHDELFYDKEMITDWMRRITK; encoded by the coding sequence ATGAAGACCCTAACTTTGTTGATTTTGAGTTCATTAATCGCTGCAGGTGCAGCATCGGCGCAGGTAGAAGTCACATTCCAGGAACCAGAGCAATTCCGTGATATCGACTACGGCGATGGCAATACACGCCGTGGAATTAAAGTGCACATTCCGATTCTCGAAAAACATATCATTAAGTTTGGTAAACGCTTTTTAAAGGAGGGTCAGACTCTAACCATGACGGTGACCGATGTGGATTTGGCCGGTGATTATGAACCTTGGCTTAGTCCAGATTTTGATGACATCCGAATTGTAAAGGACATCTACCCACCTCGCATTAGCTTCAGTTACGAGCTGAAGGACGCTGAAGGTAAGGTATTGAAATCCGGTGAGGAAAATTTGGTAGATATGAATTTCCAATATAGGATGAGAGTCCGTACTCACGATGAGCTTTTCTATGATAAAGAAATGATCACCGATTGGATGAGAAGAATAACCAAGTAA
- a CDS encoding PatB family C-S lyase, whose amino-acid sequence MQYDFETPIDRKGTASLKWEKYQNSDVLPFWVADMDFLSAPEITDALTERVKHGVFGYTVPSDAVKQSVVNYLARDHGYEIDPAWIMWTPGIVPALNLFCRAFGEKGSSVMTVTPVYPPFLTAPSNSGRNLISVDLLWDGARWTFDFEKMETAITPETKSFILCNPHNPVGRVFDKEELGQLADFCIRYDLILCTDEIHSDLIIEPGIKHTPTNLISPEISKRSIMLTAPSKTYNLPGLCCAFAIIEDAQIRSAFRRVARGIITEINAFGYAGCQAAYDHGGPWRLELIDYLKSNRDYLYEFVQKELPNIKMRPMEATYLAWMDVSELGLDNPTAYFESHGVGLSEGSFFGAHDHVRFNFGCAKSLMIEGLQRMKQAVEAIPSSR is encoded by the coding sequence ATGCAGTACGATTTTGAGACACCGATAGACCGTAAAGGCACGGCTAGCCTGAAATGGGAGAAATACCAGAACTCTGATGTGCTTCCCTTCTGGGTAGCAGATATGGACTTTCTATCAGCACCCGAAATAACCGATGCTCTGACAGAACGGGTAAAACACGGTGTCTTCGGCTACACAGTTCCTTCTGATGCGGTAAAACAAAGTGTAGTCAACTACCTCGCAAGGGATCACGGCTATGAGATTGATCCAGCTTGGATCATGTGGACACCGGGAATAGTTCCGGCCCTCAACCTTTTTTGTAGAGCATTTGGTGAGAAAGGTTCGAGTGTCATGACAGTCACACCCGTATACCCACCCTTTCTTACTGCACCGTCCAACTCTGGAAGAAATTTGATTTCTGTCGACCTACTATGGGACGGAGCACGATGGACCTTTGATTTTGAAAAGATGGAAACAGCCATCACGCCAGAAACAAAGAGTTTCATCCTGTGCAATCCACATAATCCAGTCGGTCGGGTTTTCGACAAAGAAGAACTTGGTCAACTGGCCGATTTTTGTATCCGATATGACTTAATCCTTTGCACCGATGAAATTCACTCGGACCTAATCATCGAACCTGGGATCAAGCACACGCCTACAAATTTGATCAGTCCAGAAATTAGTAAGCGCTCAATCATGCTCACAGCTCCGAGCAAGACCTACAATCTCCCTGGGTTATGTTGTGCCTTTGCCATTATTGAAGATGCGCAGATTCGCTCTGCTTTTCGCAGAGTAGCTCGAGGCATTATAACCGAAATCAACGCTTTTGGTTATGCGGGGTGTCAGGCAGCTTACGATCATGGTGGTCCTTGGAGGCTCGAACTAATCGATTATTTAAAATCGAATCGAGATTACCTCTATGAATTCGTTCAGAAGGAATTGCCTAATATAAAAATGAGACCGATGGAAGCGACCTACCTGGCATGGATGGATGTCAGTGAACTCGGCCTAGATAATCCAACCGCCTATTTTGAGAGTCATGGAGTTGGTCTTTCGGAAGGAAGCTTCTTTGGAGCTCACGATCATGTTCGATTCAACTTTGGATGCGCAAAATCACTCATGATTGAAGGACTCCAGCGAATGAAGCAGGCAGTCGAAGCAATTCCTTCCTCGCGATAG
- a CDS encoding SlyX family protein, producing the protein MPEEEKEDTLASKIQELEEHLTFLDDHITKQDKEIMNLQKKLEKSITELKELREHFQSGALSSDRHDEKPPHY; encoded by the coding sequence GTGCCAGAAGAAGAGAAAGAAGATACCCTTGCGTCCAAAATCCAAGAGCTTGAAGAGCATCTTACCTTTCTGGATGATCACATAACCAAGCAGGACAAAGAGATTATGAACCTGCAGAAAAAACTCGAAAAATCGATCACTGAGCTCAAAGAGCTGCGTGAACATTTTCAGTCGGGTGCATTATCCAGCGACCGCCATGACGAAAAACCGCCCCATTACTAG
- a CDS encoding MBL fold metallo-hydrolase gives MQIPIEDFYEDVLAKTAKGLGFSASSLAEHAGLDRDAVREALRGNFVEEEARKLAPVLNLDADALVLLGQSIWRPQVVNLDGLALFNSAFADMTVNAFVVWDPSTKEAAIFDSGADASELIAFVQNEGLKVQGVWVTHTHRDHIKDIPAIVRAFDCPIYVGEKELANFGTSFAAGEKFSIGTLTIESKLTWGHARGGITYVVSGLGKPIAVVGDALFAQSMGGGMISFKDALETSGQEIMTLPDETAICPGHGPMSSVGEEKRVNPFFAGKF, from the coding sequence ATGCAAATTCCTATTGAAGATTTTTATGAAGATGTACTGGCCAAGACTGCTAAAGGATTAGGTTTTTCAGCCAGTTCTTTAGCGGAACATGCTGGGTTAGACAGAGATGCGGTTCGTGAAGCATTGAGGGGGAATTTTGTAGAGGAGGAAGCCAGAAAACTGGCTCCTGTCCTTAATCTAGATGCTGATGCTCTTGTTTTGCTTGGGCAATCAATCTGGCGCCCCCAGGTGGTTAACTTGGATGGTCTAGCCTTATTTAATTCTGCCTTTGCTGACATGACCGTAAATGCGTTTGTCGTTTGGGATCCTTCGACTAAAGAAGCAGCCATTTTCGATAGTGGTGCGGATGCATCGGAATTAATAGCCTTTGTTCAGAATGAAGGTCTGAAAGTGCAAGGAGTTTGGGTGACTCATACTCATCGAGATCACATAAAAGACATTCCAGCGATCGTCAGAGCTTTTGATTGTCCGATTTATGTCGGTGAAAAAGAGCTGGCAAACTTTGGGACTTCTTTTGCTGCAGGAGAAAAGTTTTCGATTGGGACACTCACTATTGAAAGTAAACTTACCTGGGGTCATGCCCGAGGAGGCATCACCTATGTTGTTAGCGGTTTGGGTAAACCTATCGCTGTCGTTGGGGATGCACTCTTTGCTCAATCCATGGGTGGTGGAATGATTTCATTCAAGGATGCTTTAGAAACAAGCGGCCAGGAGATCATGACACTACCGGACGAAACGGCGATCTGCCCAGGACACGGACCTATGTCGAGTGTCGGAGAAGAGAAGAGGGTTAATCCTTTCTTTGCAGGGAAATTTTGA
- a CDS encoding metal ABC transporter permease, whose amino-acid sequence MDFIPPFDLHTFITAPWSDGLSGSIWILLMGFLVNAACGLVGNFLILRRMALVGDAISHSLLPGIAVVFLISNSRSTGLMVTGALAAGLASVWLIEFIHKKTRVKQDAALGVTFTTFFAIGVILISVFADQVDLDLECVLYGEIGWIGFADSWSVFGAEVPIPLLQMGATFLAVLALVIVFYKELLVTSFDSGLATSLGIPASWIHYGLMIMLSLVIVFSFESVGAILVIAMLIMPGATGALLSDRLPHILILSIIFGGFYSLAGIHLAEWLNCSQAGAMVTSGFGLFCLIWITSPRRGLLAQSLKRLRQRSSELSVN is encoded by the coding sequence ATGGACTTCATTCCACCATTCGATCTTCACACATTCATCACCGCTCCTTGGTCAGATGGACTGAGTGGCTCTATTTGGATTCTGCTTATGGGGTTTCTAGTTAATGCCGCTTGTGGACTTGTTGGAAACTTTTTAATTCTTCGCCGCATGGCTCTTGTTGGTGATGCCATAAGTCATAGCCTACTGCCTGGAATCGCAGTTGTTTTTCTGATTTCTAATTCCAGATCTACAGGTCTAATGGTCACAGGTGCACTTGCGGCAGGGTTAGCTTCAGTTTGGCTGATCGAGTTTATTCATAAAAAAACTAGAGTGAAACAAGACGCAGCCTTAGGCGTTACCTTTACCACTTTCTTCGCGATAGGAGTAATTCTTATTTCGGTATTCGCTGACCAGGTGGACCTAGATCTCGAATGTGTTCTATACGGTGAAATAGGATGGATAGGTTTCGCAGATTCTTGGTCAGTTTTTGGGGCCGAGGTTCCCATTCCTCTCCTACAAATGGGCGCCACCTTTTTGGCCGTTTTGGCTCTGGTCATCGTTTTTTACAAAGAGCTCTTAGTAACATCCTTTGACTCAGGCCTGGCAACCTCCTTGGGGATTCCAGCTTCGTGGATACATTATGGATTAATGATAATGCTATCCTTGGTCATTGTTTTTTCATTCGAATCCGTAGGAGCTATTCTTGTAATTGCGATGTTGATCATGCCAGGAGCCACGGGTGCACTTCTTTCAGATCGCCTGCCTCATATTCTCATACTCTCCATCATCTTTGGAGGCTTCTATTCACTTGCAGGCATACACTTGGCCGAATGGCTCAATTGCTCTCAAGCTGGAGCTATGGTTACATCAGGATTTGGGTTATTCTGTTTAATCTGGATTACCAGTCCACGACGCGGACTTCTAGCACAAAGTCTAAAACGTCTGAGACAACGTTCATCCGAGCTTTCGGTGAATTAA
- a CDS encoding metal ABC transporter permease encodes MSIHPQISKLSGLLIFASLFLVSDACAAKIGELSETNFSEQFIRFFSFKDPSVRYAVLAALMLGTCCGLLGSFIVVRKLSLMGDTLSHAVLPGVALGFLWTMTKNPWSIFIGATIAGLLGTVVVHGIHTTTHIKEDSAMGIVLSGFYAIGICLHTMIQHLPNGNKAGLDKFMFGQAAALSESDLVMIAVVTGVSLLLITLFYKEFLVTSFDNAFASSIGMPAKFFHYQLMLLLAFSVVVGLQAVGIVLVSAMLITPAATAYLLTDRMHRMLILASVFGMMAGIGGAFFSYLGNSLPTGPFMIVSASTLFGLALLFGPRYGIVPRWVRQLNRNNRIQIENTLKAVYQIREKADFKEDGVSLQQLGEQRNLPLSEVKKEAKRLIRERYATLASSDDDTLNQNQMIYFTPSGWENACRIVRNHRLWELYLTKSAHYQPDHVHDDAEEIEHVLGENIVRELERLLDFPTLDPHGKRIPSVIDLKEVQTGH; translated from the coding sequence ATGAGCATCCACCCTCAGATTTCAAAGCTGAGTGGGCTACTCATCTTTGCCAGTTTATTTCTGGTTTCAGACGCATGTGCTGCCAAAATTGGAGAACTTTCAGAAACGAATTTCTCAGAGCAATTCATTCGGTTCTTTTCTTTTAAAGATCCCTCCGTTCGTTATGCCGTGCTTGCAGCCCTGATGCTGGGCACTTGTTGCGGGCTTCTTGGAAGTTTCATCGTGGTTCGAAAGCTATCGTTGATGGGTGATACGCTTAGCCATGCTGTCCTTCCAGGAGTTGCGTTGGGCTTCTTATGGACTATGACAAAAAACCCATGGTCCATCTTTATTGGAGCTACTATAGCAGGTCTACTGGGGACTGTCGTTGTTCATGGGATACATACGACCACACATATCAAAGAAGATAGCGCGATGGGTATCGTGCTATCAGGATTCTATGCCATAGGCATTTGTCTCCACACGATGATCCAACACTTACCTAACGGTAACAAGGCAGGTTTAGATAAGTTCATGTTTGGACAAGCAGCGGCATTGAGTGAGAGCGATCTTGTAATGATCGCTGTGGTCACAGGAGTTTCATTATTACTCATTACACTTTTCTACAAAGAGTTTCTCGTTACCAGCTTCGATAATGCATTCGCCAGTTCCATTGGTATGCCAGCGAAGTTCTTTCACTACCAATTGATGCTGCTACTCGCTTTCTCCGTAGTCGTAGGCTTACAAGCAGTGGGGATTGTATTAGTTTCTGCCATGCTTATTACACCTGCAGCAACGGCTTACCTCTTAACAGATCGCATGCACCGGATGCTCATATTAGCGAGTGTATTTGGAATGATGGCTGGAATTGGTGGTGCCTTTTTCTCCTACCTCGGAAACAGCCTCCCGACAGGCCCATTCATGATTGTGAGTGCCAGTACGCTTTTCGGCCTAGCCTTACTGTTCGGGCCTCGATACGGCATCGTTCCTCGCTGGGTCCGCCAGTTAAATAGAAACAATCGTATTCAAATCGAAAATACCCTGAAAGCAGTCTATCAGATTCGCGAAAAAGCAGACTTCAAGGAAGACGGGGTTTCACTTCAACAGCTAGGAGAGCAACGAAACCTTCCGCTATCTGAAGTAAAGAAAGAGGCGAAGCGGCTCATAAGAGAGCGCTATGCCACTCTAGCGTCATCCGACGATGACACGTTAAATCAAAACCAAATGATATACTTCACGCCTTCAGGTTGGGAGAACGCATGCCGTATTGTTAGAAACCACAGACTATGGGAACTCTATCTTACCAAGTCTGCTCACTACCAACCTGATCATGTCCACGATGACGCTGAAGAAATAGAACACGTTTTGGGAGAGAACATCGTTCGGGAACTGGAGCGACTTCTAGATTTCCCAACCCTGGATCCTCACGGGAAGCGCATTCCTAGCGTGATTGATTTGAAGGAGGTCCAGACCGGACACTAG